One region of Oreochromis aureus strain Israel breed Guangdong linkage group 19, ZZ_aureus, whole genome shotgun sequence genomic DNA includes:
- the LOC116322383 gene encoding protein L-Myc-1b-like, with amino-acid sequence MDFDSHYFFDYLDTEEDFYKSTAPSEDIWKKFELLPTPPMSPTRTLNPLSAGDRLSVFSKMLGQEDECEGQFIPDTEELFGNLSSHIIQDCMWSSFSASKQLEKVNGRTPAAGHTGVSPVPQISARANKAQCVSPGSLLSIKATDCVDPAAVLTFPASSCRKPASSGSESRSDSSDDEEEIDVVTVENKQNRVRLVNVRKPVTITVRADPCPKRFHMSVHRQQHNYAARSPDSEPEPEEEEDDEEEEEEEEEPSSKRAFMGPGASANLSQPSSPSEASQNSDTDDTDRRRNHNFLERKRRNDLRSRFLALRDQIPGLESAKTPKVAILTQATEYLMELHNREKRQLQEKKRLKSRRQQLLRRLSELKCS; translated from the exons ATGGACTTCGACTCGCACTATTTTTTCGATTATTTGGATACCGAGGAGGATTTTTACAAATCAACCGCACCAAGCGAAGACATATGGAAAAAGTTCGAGCTGCTTCCTACCCCTCCCATGTCTCCCACCCGGACTCTGAACCCCCTCTCGGCGGGAGACAGGCTCAGCGTGTTTTCCAAAATGCTGGGCCAGGAGGACGAGTGCGAGGGTCAGTTCATCCCGGACACCGAGGAGTTATTCGGTAACCTCAGCTCCCACATAATTCAGGACTGCATGTGGAGTAGCTTCTCTGCCAGCAAGCAGCTGGAGAAGGTCAATGGGAGAACGCCGGCTGCGGGGCACACTGGTGTTTCCCCCGTCCCCCAGATCTCCGCAAGAGCGAACAAAGCGCAGTGCGTCTCGCCTGGTAGCTTGCTCTCCATCAAGGCGACGGACTGCGTCGACCCTGCTGCTGTTCTCACCTTCCCCGCAAGCAGCTGCAGGAAGCCGGCGTCATCTGGCTCTGAGTCCCGCTCTGATTCCTCTG ATGATGAAGAGGAGATCGATGTAGTCACGGTGGAGAACAAGCAGAACCGGGTGCGGCTGGTAAATGTCCGAAAACCAGTCACCATCACGGTCCGGGCGGACCCCTGCCCCAAACGTTTTCACATGTCTGTCCACAGACAGCAGCACAACTATGCTGCTCGTTCCCCAGACAGTGAGCCAGAAccggaggaggaagaggatgatgaggaggaagaggaggaggaggaagaaccCTCAAGCAAGCGTGCCTTTATGGGACCCGGTGCTTCAGCTAATCTCTCCCAACCATCATCCCCCTCGGAGGCTTCGCAGAACTCGGACACAGACGACACGGACCGCAGACGAAACCACAATTTCcttgagaggaagaggaggaatgACCTCAGGTCTCGTTTCCTTGCCCTACGGGATCAGATCCCCGGCCTGGAGTCGGCCAAAACGCCAAAGGTGGCCATCCTGACCCAGGCGACAGAGTACCTCATGGAGCTGCACAACAGGGAGAAACGGCAGCTGCAGGAGAAGAAGCGCCTCAAATCCAGACGCCAGCAGCTCCTTCGCAGGCTATCTGAACTCAAGTGCTCTTGA